A region from the Vibrio chagasii genome encodes:
- a CDS encoding prepilin peptidase, with protein sequence MEEIEIRDDLKAYFQLELASEPTIPRMDPDFFNKATYWFPFWYMGAMVKSYGNTTGTKLEVVIFEVISFLLVFGVIQYWGYTLDSVFILALVSLTSIALVVDLSASLLPEKLTYGLMWIGLLHSIYGETQVTVNDAILGVILGYLLMNTLNLVNRWWKGNIAFAYGDLRLIAALGAWVGFKDIYLVVIISLTIFVVLNFTLSKKNYPFAPVILFSFYSATLFTWVQH encoded by the coding sequence ATGGAAGAAATTGAAATCAGGGATGATCTGAAAGCCTACTTTCAATTAGAACTTGCATCTGAACCTACAATTCCAAGAATGGACCCTGATTTTTTCAATAAGGCAACATATTGGTTTCCCTTTTGGTACATGGGCGCGATGGTGAAGTCTTATGGAAATACGACAGGAACAAAATTAGAGGTCGTAATCTTTGAGGTAATATCCTTTTTATTGGTTTTCGGAGTCATTCAGTATTGGGGATACACTCTAGACTCTGTTTTCATCCTAGCTTTAGTTTCGCTTACTTCAATAGCTCTTGTTGTCGATCTCTCTGCGTCACTTTTACCTGAAAAGTTAACATATGGCCTAATGTGGATTGGCTTACTTCATAGTATATATGGAGAAACTCAAGTAACTGTAAATGATGCGATTTTGGGCGTCATACTAGGCTACCTGCTAATGAATACCCTCAACTTAGTAAATCGCTGGTGGAAAGGTAACATAGCCTTTGCTTATGGAGACTTAAGGCTCATTGCTGCGTTGGGAGCGTGGGTAGGCTTTAAAGATATCTACCTCGTAGTTATCATTTCATTAACCATCTTTGTGGTACTAAATTTCACCCTTTCAAAAAAGAACTATCCTTTTGCTCCAGTGATTCTCTTCAGTTTTTACTCTGCTACATTGTTTACTTGGGTGCAGCACTAA
- a CDS encoding sigma-70 family RNA polymerase sigma factor produces MSSDKKMLLIERLKLVLSGLDHLENPKRNARIIELSLGLDGNGTHTLEEIQSVIDVEFPSETISRERIRVLRTSGIDNFKKALTKQWDSFYDALFDYVYKQSPIEVDLLAHRVADPNYKSFTLTHSDEKPFSERPFDVTGLLKIFECKPSKLNKKTLKLNRVYFDFSKSKGKQEGPTPRNSVECLLFLVPNSFGTKLDVLLSHTERAIKFNGMLQEQTLLPLMPKKLPVNKREELAHSLLVGHKDFLWLDEKKGYFTFTSSLDNRISRFAAKIFLCVDEIHVSLFASQISRAVRAQARVLKGESVESHFQERSNFLQMVSYGSDIPFSINDAIRYFVTTKLCTIDENNILRPTPLLKENVTANLRWSEQVLMDVLSTSPTQTLSQSEFKSKGMATMAKLASEHYIERLDEIIAGDEIHVSGNKYKISPAYVAKLQSLTRPAIDVHKSTMASSRKALQDLYLSLISGYKEKLKIVNANIAKTRDQIREAKAAKKTPTKTLLSLESQSSDLRLLKAECSDFSQRPMKLEEELVRLNRSIKKFEKAGNFDSKPCKAELRRVAYAETHLNTVQLLFSKSDETIEQQIISLAQKISVELMEYFAVNHGDESDKNIVASNMVKDQLDTILNFVPAIDLSEFSETEILKFADLVRYRVLVESISNIDTEIDRLPEPNDKYNDLILKCIKTLNVSTSGSCETDIDEFRSLILNESVKEETAHALGHFNQHVSYSPALVRVRKAEYSYVGSEASKQAELEFS; encoded by the coding sequence ATGTCCTCAGACAAAAAAATGTTATTGATTGAGCGCTTGAAACTGGTTTTATCTGGTTTGGATCACTTAGAGAATCCAAAGCGAAATGCAAGAATTATTGAATTATCGTTGGGCCTTGATGGCAACGGTACTCATACTTTAGAAGAGATACAGTCTGTTATTGATGTTGAGTTTCCTAGCGAAACTATCAGTCGCGAACGTATTCGAGTTTTAAGAACATCAGGCATCGACAACTTCAAAAAAGCCCTAACAAAGCAATGGGATTCTTTCTATGACGCCCTATTTGACTATGTTTATAAACAATCTCCAATTGAGGTTGATTTGTTGGCTCATCGTGTAGCTGACCCTAATTATAAGTCTTTCACTTTAACGCATTCAGATGAGAAACCTTTTAGTGAGCGTCCATTTGATGTTACCGGTCTCCTGAAAATTTTTGAGTGTAAGCCGTCAAAGTTAAATAAAAAGACGTTAAAGCTAAACAGAGTGTATTTTGACTTTTCTAAGTCAAAAGGTAAGCAAGAAGGACCAACTCCGAGAAACTCAGTCGAGTGCTTGTTGTTTTTAGTTCCAAATAGTTTTGGTACAAAGCTAGACGTTTTGTTGTCTCATACTGAACGAGCAATAAAATTCAATGGAATGTTGCAGGAGCAAACCCTACTGCCTTTGATGCCTAAAAAGCTTCCTGTAAATAAACGTGAAGAGCTGGCTCATTCTCTATTGGTAGGCCACAAGGACTTCCTTTGGTTGGATGAGAAAAAAGGCTACTTCACATTCACTAGCTCTTTAGACAATAGAATATCGAGATTCGCGGCCAAAATATTTCTTTGTGTAGACGAGATACATGTATCGCTTTTCGCTTCTCAGATTTCAAGAGCCGTTAGGGCACAGGCTCGCGTTCTTAAAGGTGAGTCAGTTGAATCTCATTTCCAAGAGCGGTCTAATTTCTTACAAATGGTTTCGTATGGCTCTGATATTCCATTTAGCATAAATGATGCAATCCGGTACTTTGTAACGACCAAGCTTTGTACTATTGATGAAAACAATATCCTCCGCCCTACTCCGCTATTAAAAGAAAACGTTACGGCAAACTTGCGATGGTCGGAACAGGTACTTATGGATGTTTTATCGACTTCTCCAACACAAACGCTTTCTCAATCGGAGTTTAAATCTAAAGGCATGGCTACAATGGCTAAGCTTGCCTCGGAACATTACATTGAGCGATTGGATGAAATCATTGCTGGTGATGAAATTCATGTATCAGGAAATAAGTACAAAATTTCACCTGCGTATGTTGCGAAGCTTCAAAGTTTAACTAGACCAGCTATCGATGTTCATAAATCTACAATGGCTTCATCCAGAAAGGCCCTTCAAGATTTGTATCTATCTTTGATTAGTGGTTACAAAGAAAAGTTGAAAATAGTTAATGCCAACATAGCAAAGACTCGTGACCAAATTCGTGAAGCTAAGGCAGCGAAGAAAACACCGACTAAAACTTTGCTATCGTTAGAGTCTCAATCGTCTGATTTAAGACTTTTAAAAGCCGAATGTTCAGATTTTTCTCAGCGACCGATGAAACTAGAAGAAGAGCTAGTTAGATTGAATAGGTCCATTAAAAAGTTCGAAAAAGCAGGTAATTTTGACTCTAAGCCTTGCAAAGCTGAGTTGCGGAGAGTTGCTTACGCTGAAACACATTTAAATACTGTGCAGCTTCTTTTTTCTAAATCTGACGAAACTATTGAACAACAAATTATTAGCTTGGCTCAAAAAATCTCTGTGGAGTTAATGGAGTACTTTGCAGTTAATCATGGTGATGAGTCAGACAAAAATATTGTCGCCTCTAACATGGTAAAAGACCAATTGGATACGATCCTTAACTTCGTGCCAGCTATTGATTTATCTGAATTTAGTGAAACTGAAATTCTGAAATTTGCGGATCTTGTTCGCTATAGGGTTTTGGTGGAGTCGATTTCGAATATTGACACTGAGATTGACCGGTTACCTGAACCAAATGATAAATATAACGACTTGATTCTTAAATGTATTAAGACTCTCAATGTATCAACAAGCGGTAGCTGCGAGACGGATATTGATGAGTTTAGATCTTTAATCTTAAACGAATCAGTTAAAGAAGAAACGGCGCATGCACTTGGTCATTTCAATCAGCATGTTAGTTACAGTCCTGCTTTAGTTAGAGTTAGGAAAGCTGAATATTCTTATGTAGGCTCCGAAGCTTCAAAGCAAGCTGAGTTAGAATTTAGTTAA
- a CDS encoding DGQHR domain-containing protein: MPIDKNFAHKLPCAQGEQFKPFYSINVPAEILVKLLRIDDKGSVLKRSQREVNMKRAQAFADYLIDNYKRFYIIPTVTGVVSAKSNKRPEFEPIAEGAKVGHLWVSMCNTIKLFDGQHRMTGIDIALEMFIDKLDELGFDLANIDIPVMLYTNLTLKERQLGFTDINQNLAKPQQSISDAFNSRDPLPVLARQLAEQCVAFKDCVDFEHNTITKASKYYFPLKAIKDVNQVLLGLPKSVKEISECKIDLANQFWTIVSREMGWSGLAFNDETPDVVRNKNILTHVAMLKAVAVAGFAAMEHFGSLEAVTWSKLESLNYSRDKDTSDFTGRIIDPITGNMVTNKAAIDLAANKLLVALDVPLSEERKAHELKYFPQEVEEVVNEAA, from the coding sequence ATGCCTATCGATAAGAATTTTGCTCACAAACTACCTTGCGCACAAGGTGAACAGTTCAAGCCATTTTACTCTATCAATGTACCAGCTGAAATCCTGGTAAAACTTCTTCGCATTGATGACAAAGGTTCAGTGCTTAAGCGAAGCCAGCGAGAAGTAAATATGAAGCGAGCTCAGGCTTTCGCGGATTACTTAATCGACAATTACAAGCGCTTTTATATCATCCCAACGGTTACTGGTGTAGTTAGCGCGAAGTCTAATAAGCGACCAGAATTCGAACCAATTGCGGAAGGTGCAAAAGTGGGGCACTTATGGGTGTCTATGTGTAACACAATAAAGTTGTTTGATGGTCAGCACCGCATGACGGGTATTGATATCGCGCTAGAGATGTTCATTGATAAGTTGGATGAACTTGGCTTCGATTTGGCCAACATCGACATCCCAGTAATGCTGTATACAAATCTAACACTGAAAGAGCGTCAACTTGGATTCACGGACATAAACCAAAACCTTGCTAAACCACAGCAAAGTATTAGCGATGCGTTTAATTCTCGTGACCCTCTACCAGTATTGGCCCGTCAACTGGCTGAGCAATGTGTTGCCTTTAAGGACTGCGTAGACTTTGAACACAATACAATTACCAAGGCGAGTAAATACTACTTCCCACTAAAAGCAATCAAGGACGTTAACCAAGTGCTGCTAGGCTTGCCAAAGTCGGTTAAGGAAATCAGCGAATGCAAAATCGACCTAGCTAACCAGTTCTGGACGATCGTGAGCCGCGAAATGGGTTGGAGTGGTTTGGCCTTCAACGATGAAACGCCGGACGTGGTACGTAACAAGAATATACTAACTCACGTTGCTATGCTTAAAGCAGTAGCAGTGGCAGGGTTCGCAGCTATGGAACATTTCGGTTCCCTTGAGGCGGTAACCTGGAGCAAGTTGGAAAGCCTGAACTACAGCCGTGACAAGGATACCTCTGATTTCACTGGCCGAATCATCGACCCGATTACTGGTAACATGGTAACGAATAAGGCCGCAATTGACCTTGCTGCGAATAAGCTACTGGTGGCTCTTGATGTGCCATTAAGCGAAGAGCGTAAAGCTCATGAACTGAAATACTTCCCCCAAGAAGTTGAAGAGGTTGTTAACGAAGCTGCATAA
- a CDS encoding ParM/StbA family protein, translating into MLEKNDDSIIYIGIDDGNAQFKVSSKLINTTFPTHIERTNDRFVTLDPSLSLSNSGPSLCNFVSSVSGQSYTIGDVKDPIPRNTDFAFTEPSQVLLQHALNQFGDSLDKRKFILCTGMPLRQFFKVDGTINTENVHKKMKSMRDSFELTNGTNQSNSRKKNIISLLVQPEALAALRTYLFKRDGDGKLVLNEDYVGKTIAVADPGGKTTDIAVFVDGTIDMDRSTTVNIGFNNLVKKATNYLYDLGFSHATHEQARTLIDSGKVNVKGVEQDHSSWVNSARKKLAEDIFEQVKNTLSDGLDLDLILFIGGTINALEEEIRPLIEQYYGGGHNYEIPKNADRLNAIGLELFSEVWYQNATSKS; encoded by the coding sequence ATGTTAGAAAAAAATGATGATTCAATCATCTACATCGGGATAGATGACGGCAACGCTCAGTTTAAGGTTTCTTCAAAATTGATAAACACAACCTTCCCGACACATATCGAACGAACCAATGATCGATTTGTAACATTGGATCCAAGCTTATCTCTTTCAAATTCTGGCCCTAGTCTATGTAACTTTGTTTCAAGCGTTTCCGGCCAGAGCTATACAATTGGTGATGTTAAAGACCCCATTCCAAGAAATACTGATTTTGCATTCACCGAGCCTTCACAGGTATTGCTTCAGCATGCACTAAATCAGTTTGGTGATAGCTTAGACAAACGTAAATTCATACTTTGTACCGGTATGCCCTTACGTCAGTTCTTCAAAGTTGACGGCACAATCAACACAGAAAATGTACATAAAAAAATGAAGTCTATGCGTGACTCATTTGAATTGACCAATGGTACTAATCAATCTAATAGCCGCAAAAAAAATATCATCTCCCTGCTAGTTCAACCTGAAGCTTTGGCTGCATTACGAACTTATCTATTTAAAAGAGATGGTGACGGTAAGCTTGTACTAAATGAAGACTATGTTGGTAAGACAATTGCAGTTGCTGATCCAGGCGGCAAAACAACTGACATTGCAGTTTTTGTTGATGGCACAATCGATATGGACAGGTCGACTACAGTTAATATCGGTTTCAATAACTTAGTAAAGAAAGCTACCAATTACCTTTATGACTTGGGGTTCAGCCATGCCACTCATGAGCAAGCTAGAACCTTGATTGATTCAGGAAAAGTTAATGTGAAAGGTGTCGAACAAGACCATTCAAGTTGGGTTAATAGCGCACGAAAAAAACTAGCTGAAGATATTTTCGAGCAGGTCAAAAACACTTTGTCTGATGGCTTAGACTTGGATTTAATCCTTTTTATTGGTGGTACTATCAATGCATTGGAAGAAGAGATACGTCCATTAATCGAGCAGTACTATGGCGGTGGCCATAACTATGAAATTCCAAAAAATGCAGATCGACTCAATGCTATTGGTTTGGAATTATTTTCTGAAGTTTGGTACCAAAATGCGACTTCTAAATCTTAA